Proteins from a genomic interval of Bos mutus isolate GX-2022 chromosome 15, NWIPB_WYAK_1.1, whole genome shotgun sequence:
- the TEX12 gene encoding testis-expressed protein 12 isoform X2: MKSTKLNIKNGIFKKIIIPKVCLHQRKGDKHWGSERSFGSRRLQAERPAGKNPPSVEAAWACHVICALPDGKANAADSSFPRFGLGGSSCLQKMMASQLVKPDTRNCKRPRELEPQMPDSPQLSSLGKSDSSLSESSGLFYKDEALEKDLNDMSKEINLMLSTYAKILSERAAVDASYIDEIDGLFKEANTIENFLIQKRELLRQRLTVIANTLHR, translated from the exons ATGAAGTCGACTAAACTGAACATCaagaatggaatttttaaaaaaattataattcccAAAGTTTGCTTGCACCAAAGAAAAGGAG ACAAGCACTGGGGAAGTGAGAGGAGTTTTGGCTCACGGAGACTCCAAGCCGAAAGGCCTGCCGGTAAAAACCCCCCCTCAGTGGAGGCGGCGTGGGCGTGTCACGTGATCTGCGCGCTGCCTGACGGGAAGGCCAACGCGGCAGACTCCTCATTCCCGCGCTTCGGCCTAGGAGGAAG TTCCTGCCTCCAGAAAATGATGGCAAGTCAACTTGTAAAACCTGATACTAGAAATTGCAAGAGACCAAGAGAGTTAGAG CCTCAAATGCCAGATAGTCCACAGCTGTCCTCTCTTGGAAAATCAGATTCTTCTTTGTCTGAAAGCTCTGGACTATTTTATAAAGATGAAGCTCTGGAGAAAGACTTGAATG atatgAGCAAGGAAATTAATCTAATGCTGTCAACATATGCAAAGATCTTAAG tgaGAGAGCAGCAGTAGATGCGTCTTATATTGACGAGATAGATGGACTCTTCAAAGAAGCCAATACTATCGAAAACTTTCTAATACAGAAAAGAGAGCTCCTGAGACAGAGGCTTACAGTGATTGCAAACACTCTACACAGATAA
- the TEX12 gene encoding testis-expressed protein 12 isoform X1: MKSTKLNIKNGIFKKIIIPKVCLHQRKGGTILRSPPSSLDKHWGSERSFGSRRLQAERPAGKNPPSVEAAWACHVICALPDGKANAADSSFPRFGLGGSSCLQKMMASQLVKPDTRNCKRPRELEPQMPDSPQLSSLGKSDSSLSESSGLFYKDEALEKDLNDMSKEINLMLSTYAKILSERAAVDASYIDEIDGLFKEANTIENFLIQKRELLRQRLTVIANTLHR; this comes from the exons ATGAAGTCGACTAAACTGAACATCaagaatggaatttttaaaaaaattataattcccAAAGTTTGCTTGCACCAAAGAAAAGGAG GAACCATCCTCAGATCTCCCCCTTCTTCTCTAGACAAGCACTGGGGAAGTGAGAGGAGTTTTGGCTCACGGAGACTCCAAGCCGAAAGGCCTGCCGGTAAAAACCCCCCCTCAGTGGAGGCGGCGTGGGCGTGTCACGTGATCTGCGCGCTGCCTGACGGGAAGGCCAACGCGGCAGACTCCTCATTCCCGCGCTTCGGCCTAGGAGGAAG TTCCTGCCTCCAGAAAATGATGGCAAGTCAACTTGTAAAACCTGATACTAGAAATTGCAAGAGACCAAGAGAGTTAGAG CCTCAAATGCCAGATAGTCCACAGCTGTCCTCTCTTGGAAAATCAGATTCTTCTTTGTCTGAAAGCTCTGGACTATTTTATAAAGATGAAGCTCTGGAGAAAGACTTGAATG atatgAGCAAGGAAATTAATCTAATGCTGTCAACATATGCAAAGATCTTAAG tgaGAGAGCAGCAGTAGATGCGTCTTATATTGACGAGATAGATGGACTCTTCAAAGAAGCCAATACTATCGAAAACTTTCTAATACAGAAAAGAGAGCTCCTGAGACAGAGGCTTACAGTGATTGCAAACACTCTACACAGATAA